A stretch of DNA from Serinus canaria isolate serCan28SL12 chromosome 14, serCan2020, whole genome shotgun sequence:
CACTAGATCAGCACCACTTGAGAAGGCTCCATCTACACCCAGGAATGCTGcagcttttgttctttctggCAAGGAACCCTTCTTGGTCTAGTTGCCCACACATCAGTTTTCACAAGGATTTCTGAGAACAGCTCACCTGGTGAGCACTCCTGAACTGAAACACGGGGGAGGAGGGAACAGTTACAGGTGTTCCTTCTGCAATAATCACATGGGCAGCAGCTCATTCTGCATTATAATGACCTATCAAATCATTCTAGCACAGCCAGGAGAATGACTACTAGcttgaaaagaaattctttaaataGTGCAGTTACCCAAAGAAAAGGTGAGATCTGACTCCAGCTCATTTAACTTTTTCAGAAGTTCTGTATTGATTTTTTCTAgttctttttcttgtttgtcaTCATTCTTCTCATCACTGTGATAGTTGTACCTTCAAACCAAGCCAAAAGATAGCAATTTCACTTTACAGTGCATACAGAAGGACCTACACATTTAGCACATTTCTACAAACCAAAACCTCAGAACATTACAGCTCCTACCAGCAAGTTAAGTGGCATTTATCATCAGGGACTGGGGGGTGAGCTGAGCTTGCTGCTGCAAACTCAACACAATAGATTTCTGGTTGCTATATTGATTACACCTGAACTGTTTTGACTATACAGAATCCTTCCCAGAGGGCTGCATCAAATGATCAGAGCAGACACCTGGAGGATTTTTTAAAGTCTATTCAGCATATCTGTGAGTGCCATTATAGATAAAACCAGAAGTTATGCTTGGCTAAAGACAGTGGAATGCACTTGCTCATTACAcatcccacacacacacactgcttcCAGTGTTACAACTGGTGCCCAAAGCAgctcttcagcttttctttaacaaataaagaaaattacttcataAAGGCAATTTCCTCAAAAGCACTCAAAAGCTTCAGCTGGGTGAAAAGCCAGAAAACAATCAGCAAACAAAACATCCAAATGACCACTGAAGAGACCACATGCTCCTGTCTGCTCAAGCACAGAGTTTGCAAATACagcatgaagaaaataatttacctCACAACACCTAACCCTGGCCAGCCAAGATCTTCAATATACAACAGGCTAACTGTTCTTCTCACTTCTTGCTCAAACTCCCctctcagctgcagtgtgcttgtCAACACCGGAATCTTCATTTTTAAGCAGTCTACCAAGTGATCAATGTCTTGTATTTCAGTTCCtaaaactgcagagcagaagtGTTAGTGTGTGGTAAGTGTGAGAGATGTGTCACAGATGTCTGAATTAAGGATTTGTAAAGGAGCTGTTCTGCAAGATAACCACAAATATAATTTATAGATGCTATTGAATATCTTGGTCTACGTAAGTGGGTCTTTGATTCAGTTATCTGAGACATCAAAATGAAAGGAAGTAAGCATTTcataaaaactaataaaaaggattttctcTTGTTACAAACTAATAAGGATATGTTACAATATCCTTTTACACTACATCAGTAgctagcattaaaaaaaccccacaaacatcCTCTTCCTGTAGCCCAGCTGGACATGAATTAGCTTCCATGCTGGGATAAAACAAACCATCACAGCATCACCAAGAAATTTTACTCTAAAATCTGCTGTTCTGTGTACACCAGGACCTTCTCTCATGAGTGTCAGCTGTTCTACAGCCTAAGCCCCTCACCCCACTCAAGCCAACAGGAGATACTGTGCACCCCCTGAGCCCTGTacactgctctgtgcttctgctttccaaaacacagatttttttatatccCCCCTCCACCAGTAGTTATAGAAGACCCTGGAGGTCtagtaaataaatattccagCTAAGTAGCTGTGTTTTGAACACAAGCACCATTGCAGTGTTGAAACACTTGTGTAGAAAGGTCAGGCATCTAGTGTTAAGCAGCTGAGAGAAAGaatctgtttttcttaattaaCTGCTTTTCCTAATGAGTTTAAAAAGTAACCAGGAAGTGTTTCTCCGCAGAGATAGTGGGGCAATGTGACCCACAACAGCTGAGCTCCCATTAATGCACCCAGTGCCAGGGTGCAGCAAAATGATgaggtggttttggtttgctaaTAAGAAAATCCTCCTCACATGAGAATATCCTGAGGAGCTTCTTGAGCACATCTGCTTTTACCCCAGGAGATTGTTGTACCACTGCACAGCAAAGGGCAGCATTTAGAAGGGGCTGGCTGGAGTGAGTGTTACCTGCAGAAGTCATGAGCGGGCTGAAGCGCACGCATGTGCCTTCATCCTCCAGTTCCACCACATCGACTCCACTGGCAGGaaccagctgtgccagctgctctcccagctgcagggacaaggCACAGTTAGGGAACTGGACAGGGATGGCTCCTGCAGGCCCTGCCTCAGCTCAGGGAACAACACAGACACAGTTTTCCCTCAAATTTAGTTCTTGCACCAAATACTTCACCTTGCGGGTGAGATAGGGCTGAGTTCAACAGATCCttaaaaacatggaaatttGGAATAAACTGCAAAGTGTTACAAGTCagaattttctgcaaaattgtCACTGCCATTAGGTGTGCCATGATTACTGCACAAGGGATCCAACCAGCCATGTGCccacctctgccagcacaggctTATGGAATTAACTcaagagctggaaaaggcagctgtCTGTTCAGGAATACACAGACACTGGCAACAGAGCATTTGGCTGATTTAAAAGAATTCTGAAGTTTACACATATTCCCACAAGATCAAGGGAACAACCAAGAGCTTAAGATTCAGGAATGATTTTACTACTAATTATGTGTAAAATGATCAGAAATGTGAAAGCAACTTTGCTTAAGAGCAAATTAATCTTTTAAACAGCTACAAGTTTTGCAAAGGAAATCAGATCAAGAACATCTTTCAAGCTACTCTAACAAAGGGTTTGTAGCTCCTGATGACACCCTGAACTACTCCACTGTCAGTCCCCTCCATTCTTACCCACTGATTGAAGGTGTCATAAATGTGCCCTTCGTTGCTTATTATGGGGTGCTGAATAGTTGAGGCCTGTGCAGCATGTGAGGTCTGATCTGAATCCAAAGACACAAGAATCACAGAAGTGGACTTTTATTTacttaattaaataaaagacaACCTAAAATCTAGATAAAAGACAATTACATTTCCTAGCTAATGTCACACATCTACACCATATACTGGGCCTGGAGCAGATGAACATGGatgtttttgtaaaaatatgTTGAACATGATAAATACTGGAAGTAAAACAGAGTTGAATGTAatagtttagaaaaaaaaccccaaaccagtaAGATACTTCTGAGTTTTGAGGTTAAAATGCCCCAATGGAAATACAACCAGTGTTTTCACAAAGCAAAGTCCTGTCACAGAGGGTGCACATATTTAATACCTGTGACAGCAtttccagagctgttcccaatgtgttctgctgcttttaaaattgtaaCAGGAACTGTAATCAGTAAACCACAGCAATGTAGTACTTGCCGTGAGCTATGAAATGTTTGAAAGGAACAGCATACCTGAACAAACCAAAATCTCTCCCCACCAGTACACTCATACTCTGCCTGCAGCTTATAAGAAACTTCCATCATCTACTCCCAAGATCAAAATCATATGCAAATCTTCTCACTCAAGAAGGCAGAAAATTACTTGTTACGAAAATTTCAAACACTGCAGTCTGTCTAAAAAAAGAAGCTATCACGTGTATGATTTGTCACAGATTATAACCAGCACTCACAacctttttaaaagcatgttaGATGAGAGAACTGCACTACGTCACATTTATCTCAAATTCATTTGGTGAATTAGTAGTTTAAAGTACTGTATAGAGAGGGGTATTTTCTTGGTTGTTGTTCGGTTTTAAATAAATCACATACCTCTCTTTGAATATTCCTGGAAAAACTTGAAAACCACCACTGGTGAACTCAGTTCATCTTCaaccttaaaagaaaaaaaatattttcccctgcttttttaaagatttaacaCTATGTACAATTCCTTACGCTGCCGAGCAAAGCTTGAGCTCTCTTGAAAATCACCCCAGAATCACTGGGAAACATCAAGAAAGTTCCAGCAGGAAAAGTAAGATTGTAATTGCTCCTGCTTTGGAGAAACACACTGTGCTACTTCTGGAGACAGTCTGAGACTACATTTCATAATCCTAAAAATGCCAAGATTTATTTGAGTAGGAGGGTAAGAGATACAATAACTTGAACTCCCAAGGCCATTTGTACTTTACAGCTTACTCAGTAAGCTGACTAAATTTTCTGTACATCAAATGTCAACTAAAATTTGGGGGTGAGGGTCAGAGTAAAATAAGCAAACCCTGCTGGACAGGACATCTCACAGAAACTGAATTTGGAATGAATACATTAGCTGTGATTTCTAAACCTGTTTCTGGTGTAGAAACCTCAGCTGGGATAATTTTTGTGTACAATATCACAGGGTTCACAATATGATTTCAACAGCAGGGTAATATGCAGCCAGAATAGATTAGAGACACTTAGGGAAACTGGTTTCATAGATGTATTACTGAGCAAAGCCATGTTCTAAATAGATTTAAATCAAGCTTGGAACACAACTTCTGGATGCTCTTCTGCACTCCCATGGGTGCACCAGTACAGAGCAATGGAACAAACACGATCCAAAGGTCACACACAGCCAAGCCATGAGCTTCCCACTGAACACCAGAACTTAATTAGAAGGATCCCAAGTGTCTTCAAAACAATGGTTATGATTAACATAATATTTTTGAGTAATTTATTCTGGTCAAAGTTATTCTTATCATAACAGGCAGAAACTAAGATATACAACCAAAGTATTAAAAACAGACGGTACCGAGGTTTTAATGAAATCCAGGTTTTTCAAGTTTTCCAGCAGCCTTTGACTCTAGAAGACCAGAGCAGAAGGTGAACAAATGGAGGAGAGAAATACAGTTTTAGAAGTTAAAAGTTATtctgaaaaacattaaacagTCACAATTTTGGAGCAAACCCCTCCAACATGTAAGACTCATCCAGTTTTCATTTCTCAATTTGGAATGcaacagaaaagtattttctggGTTTAGTAAACCACTGACCACAAAGTGTGACCtttaagaaataatattttgcataTAAGCACTGCATTTTGTAGCTAACACATTATACTGGAACTTGACTTTTACTAAAGTAAGGACTCCAAACATAGTGCACTTGTACCTCAAGAAACGTTTTGAAGTCCTTTTAACTAAAAGTAATTTACCAGTATTTAAATCAACACAATGCCAAGTAGGAAAATGAAGTCTCTGTCAAGAGCTTTCAAGCAAAAATAGTTAAGAGAAgtgacaaaaaaggaaattagtATGTTACTTCACTgtctaggaagaaaaaagattttttttctcatttataaaaatatacatactATCTAACAGTAAAAGCACAAACCCTGCCTCAAACATTGTGCTTTCATAGTGGGTGAAACCCAATGTTATACTATCAACAACTGCAGTATTTTGAGTCTTCTACAACACATGACAATAACCAGAAAGATCTGTTAGGAGCTGTCATaaatccctgctgggctgctgctcaccAGTTGTGAGGCATGTTTTATCCTCTCCACAATGCCATCATGGCCCAGGTACTGCAAGGAGAGCCACAGGGGCAGGGCACGGAGCTTCTCCACGGGCTGGCTCGATGTCAGCCCCGCTGCCAAGGactgaggaggaaaacaaacaaagcactGTTAACCTCTCCTCAATGCTGCCACTTCTGCCAGCTTTGGAAATTGTAATTTAGATGCTTATGAGGAACATGGCAGCACACTGACCAGAACCAGAATCCCAGGATCTGGAGGATGGTAAGTGAGAATCTGAACATACCAAGGATGGATCCTCGTGTCTGTAGAGTgtcactgcaggcactgcagggagccCCAGCCAGGAACCCAGAGTCAGAGTCATGCTGTCGCATTTTGTTGCAGCCTGAAGTTTATTACAATAAGCACCATATAAGCCATATATATTTTGATTAACCTTACACAAGCACATTTTAAAGTTTCTAGATATAGTGAAACATACCAGTACAGAAGAGGAGACATAACCCAAAGCCAAAGTTGCCAGAttcacactggaaaaaaaaagtgaatttagcATATATTAAATATGTAAGAGACAGCATTTTAATCTgcagtttaaatatttcatattgaTGTGTAAAGGGAGGTAgtttttttccatataatttTCATTAACAATGCAGGAGATGTTGCTACTTGGTATTCTGAGACTGAAAACTCAAAAGTAAAAACCTACTTTGTTCTAAAAATTTTCAGTCCAACATTTGGTGAAATCATCACCCAAGGTCATATCCATAATTTAACATCAATTTGGTATCAGAAATAAATAGTATGCAAATACAGCTATTCTACAAAATACCAGGAGAAACTGTCCTTATTTCAGCTtcaaaaaaaataatctcagagCACTGGAGTCTTCATTGACATTGTCCATGTtcttggaatttatttttctcttggtttaATCCCCCTCCCAGTTCTGTTACACACTGCTCTTGCTGAAGCCTTCTTGACAACCTTCATTGAAATGCCATTTCATTCTCAATAAATGGCTTTATCCCAATGTATAATGTCCTCCCTGACTTAGAAGGTCTTTTTAGGCCTTCCTGAcctttttattaataaaaggtctttttattaatatttcaagCTCTTCAAAGCAAGCGCAGATAAGATTACCATCTGAATAAAAGTGATCACCAATCTGTGCTGAAATTACCTCTCCAATTAATTCCTCCTCTGTGTGTAAATCAATTTCTATctcacaaaaacaaaattataacCATATAAAATGCTTGCTATGACCAACTCAAGTTGGCCCTAtggctctgtgtgagctgcTACATTAGATGGTGTCTATTAGTCAGACTTTTTAATGAAGACAGTTGTAGAGCAGTAATCCAGTTCCATACCCTTCCACATGGAGCCACATCTTGTACTGCTCACAGAGCTCCTTCAGCCGGCCCAGCTTGTCCGTGTGCCCAGCACCTGGAGTCCCTGGTTGAACAGGGAGAAGGCAGTGACAGAGGATCAGCCTGCACTGAGGCTCTACTAAATCAGCCTCTTGGACTCAGATCACTTTCCAGCTCCCAAGCAAGTAACAGCCACCTCCCTCATTCATACTTACAGCAAATTTTGTACATGTGTTTAATTAAcgagaagaaaaaaatatttttcaagttaaaGTTGATGGCACATCCATCAAAAAATCCTGAAGTGTTAatgtaaaactgatttttaacaAGAGATCTGCACTCACTAAAGGAAGTTACAATCATATTAATACATCAACTGACAGATGCAGAACTATAACAGCACAATCCAAATTTgaattcattaaataaaatccCTTTTGGACAGATAATTATTGTGTTGTCATTAAGatatttcctgttattttttaatatgctaCCACTGAGCTGTTTAAGaaaatttttagatttttatttaatgtgttttttggTCTTTTATTGTATATGTATTCATGAAGTAGCATGGGGTTCTTTTTGATTGTTTGTCCACAGCACTTACCAGCATTGGCCACAAGCAACAAAGGCAGTTTTCCAAACTCAACATCATCTTTAATCAGTCTGTCCAACAAAGCAACATCCTGGTATCAGGAAGAAAACAATGTATGTCAaacactgaattatttctgCTGAACTGGGAAAATGCATTAAGATTGAAAATGAACAGCATTCTGAAGTTCTGAAAGGAAACATTCTCAATGTCTTTGGTTTTGGCTTGCACTTTCTTCCtctcaaaagcaaaataatctgaataaagcatttgtgaaaaataaaacacaaatacaCCATGTAGCTTGTGAAAGTATTCCAACTATTCCTAGTCTAGAAATCTTGCTCTAAAAAGCACTTTActtaaaagacattaaaatattttgcaaatgaCAAGACCAAGAGACAAActgctttcagaaaatttcCATCTATGATTCGCACAGCTTTAACACAGAAGACTTAGAAGTTGAAAAAGTAAATGTATTAATAGCTTTTTCTAACAGCATACTTGATATTCATTTAATGAGGcttaaaaaccaaccaaagcacagaaagagcTCTTAGAGAAGACAAACTTACCATTTGGTGCTGAGATCCAAACATAGTGTTACAAGGCACACGGCACATGCAGGAAAGGGGTAACCCTAACTGCAACAGAAATGATGGAATTTCAGCTGAGAAATAAATACTCTTTTCATATGTTCACTAATACAGAGTGACACAAAAACCAGTGTGACAACAGAAACCTTAATATTACATTATAAAGTAAGTCTTCTACTAAAATTTATAATCAAATTAATAAGGAAAAAGCACAGGACAGATTATGCATGTTTGGGCTCAGGTCTATCTCACACAACCAACAGCATATGTAAATCACAATGCAGCCTAGAAACAATCACTCATTTTTTACACAGTTAGCACGCAGGATGCTTTCAGtggaaatattcagaaaatttctcttcctcccactGTATCACTGCTGTGAAACACAGGCTGTAAATAAAAACTCAAAGTATTTTTCCCAGacaaatggttttattttaaacgTATGGTCTACTACAGCTGAGGTTATGCCCAGTATGGACTCTGCTTTCTTTGCTGTTATTTCCACCCTGAGGAAAAATAAGTTGCCAAAATCCCCAAAGCTATGCAGGCAATATGAAGCCAGGCAGGTTCTGAACCCCCCCCAACCCCCTGCCTGACTTTACCTGATTGCAGAGAGCTTGGCCCAggcctgctctggctgcagagctgatgtATATGACAGGCTGCTTAGTGTAGAGCACGTTAAAGCCCTCGAGTGGATAATCTTCATAGCGGGTGTGAATTACAAGGCGACAGATTCTCAGGAGACCTTCACGATCATCTTCATGATAATAGGCTGATCCATTCTCATACCTGCCAGAAAAGCCAAGTAAATACAGGCAACATAACCAACAGTCAGTTTAAGGACCAAAATAACACTGATCAACAAAAATGCTTGCGACAGGACAGAGAagataacaaaaaaaccttctATTTTCCCAGGTTAAAGtagattaaaagaaaacttttatgAGACAGGCTGAGATCAACAGTGAGAGAAGCCTagtatatattttcatttagaCTCAgtgcaagaaagaaagaaacatcgGTGCTCCTTTAAGATTGCCTTTAGAGAGTTCAAAACCTTGCTTACTAAAAGTGGAGTGTGGGaggaaacacacaaaaaaaaaaaacacacaaaaggcttcattctggttttaataTAGATTTAAATTCTGGATTGCTAATTTTAAAGATAATGCAACCTATATTCTTTAGGCTAGGTTAAGGTTGCGTTCAGCCCTTCCAAGGATTTCTAAGTTTGTGACATGGTGGTTTCTTTAGCTGACATCCTCAGTCAAGTCACATCCATTTTTAAACATTATCACTACCTTGTCACAGCAGTTATTCCCAGGGACTCACCTGAAaagcctgcagagccagagagTAGTGTCAGAAAGGATCCTGGTTGTAAGTTTCCTCAGTCTTTCCCTGTCCAGCACAGATATATAAGCAGCCAAACTGTGTCCCAGTAGAGCCATGTGACCCTGCTCACCAACATTCTGAAGTCTGCAAGGCAGAACAGAGGAACTGCCAATCAAACCCGAGCCATGGGCATTACAGTAATATGGGCTTTATGGATTTTTAATGCAGACTGGCAGAATTGGTTGATTTGCAATTTAGATATTTAGCAGAGAGAAGTGCAATAGATCGCAGCCACCCTCCTGTATGACACGCTAAGCTGCCAGTGCACACAGAGCACCTCACTTGgccagctgctcacagctttTGAAACAGCCAATATGAGCTAGAACTAAGCACCTTATCTGCACTAGGACTTGAAAGTGCATTAATACCCTTCTCTCCTATGCACAGAAAACTCAGAACACTTACATTACTATTTTTAGAGGCACAGCTTTTCTTtattggggtttgtttggtggtttgttttttttttaatcttgaacATATTGTTTGAATGTTAGTTTTCAATAATCCTCTTGCAGATCAGTTAATACTATTTccattttactgaaaaatggaaacaaattttatttcctttcactttAAAATCTACAGAGATACATGATAAAAATCTATTGGTATTCAAATCTTTAAGACTTAAAACAACTTTGAGGAAGTGAAAGAAATGAGCTGTCAGATGAGAAACATTTCCCTTGTATAACTCAATTTTGCAATTAGTAATGGAAGCTTTGTAATTTTAAGAAAGCCAAGCCTCATGCATTATTTTGCTTCACTATACAATGTAAGGTACCTTTAAGAAGTTACCTGGTTGCACAATACTTTAcactttaaaatacataatatatatactTAGGCATATAAGTATATATACTAAAATATATAGAGAAATTATATATACTGAAACACATATAGAACTTAAGTGGATCCACATCCAGGAACTGATGTTGGCCTCACCTGTAGGACTGTGAagtttcctcttcctcttctccatgcATTAGGTTCTGAACTAACTGAAGTATGCTCACCATATCCTGGCCACTGGGAGGGGAAACAAAGCCACATAAAAGAGACACAGACAGGAAAATACCAGCATCTAAAAGAGACCATCTGGGACACTCCACTTTTACTGAATGCTGAGTACAGCAACAGAAATGGTTCCTTGGTCTCAGGAAAACTGATCACAAAGGTAAGGATGCTGAATCAATTAAAAACCCTACTTGCTTATAGTAGGCGACTCAGAAACACAAATCTACTGACACCTGAAAATTTGGTCTGAAAAATCTGACTTGCCAACATTGAATTCTTATTGCTACACAGCCAACCAAGGCAGTAGCTAAGGATCCACACTTCACTTCACCTGAAACCAGCCTCAGCTCATAACTCAGCACACCTCTTCAACAATTTCCTAAAAATCTCAGTTTCTGCCAGACACAAGCTATGTTACACTTCTTACATGACATGGTAAAACTGGAAAAGATCCACCTCAACTTTTCTAACTCCAACTGAAATTAACAGTAGTTAAGTAAGAACTTACACTGATGGttgaaattgctttttattcatAGAAAAGATAACTCAGTGTCTCCACTTAAAACCAGGGTTAGTTCCCGCACAGCAGAGACTTAAATAGCTcatgtgatattttctgaagtgctagcctgagctcctgcaggatcaTCTCCCACAGAGGACACAACCAATTTAAATCTTCATTCTCAGGTACAATGGTCTTACTTGCCTAATGGACAAGAGCTCTGTTTAATTTCTaaacactgctgtgctgaaaagGTGGGAGGTTCCtggggtttggcttttttttttttttttttttgggggggggtgtttgctggttttggttttttttactgttttataCCTTATCAGTCTCagctatttttttaatctgggtGCTTTAATTCAATAGAGGTTTATGTTTACTTTGAGTAAACAATCACAGCTGTAGGCAC
This window harbors:
- the PDXDC1 gene encoding pyridoxal-dependent decarboxylase domain-containing protein 1 isoform X1, which codes for MDGSLEKMVDPTLAEMGKNLNEAMKMLEDNQRKVEEENEKKYTRKDIPGPLQGSGQDMVSILQLVQNLMHGEEEEETSQSYRLQNVGEQGHMALLGHSLAAYISVLDRERLRKLTTRILSDTTLWLCRLFRYENGSAYYHEDDREGLLRICRLVIHTRYEDYPLEGFNVLYTKQPVIYISSAARAGLGQALCNQLGLPLSCMCRVPCNTMFGSQHQMDVALLDRLIKDDVEFGKLPLLLVANAGTPGAGHTDKLGRLKELCEQYKMWLHVEGVNLATLALGYVSSSVLAATKCDSMTLTLGSWLGLPAVPAVTLYRHEDPSLSLAAGLTSSQPVEKLRALPLWLSLQYLGHDGIVERIKHASQLSQRLLENLKNLDFIKTSVEDELSSPVVVFKFFQEYSKRDQTSHAAQASTIQHPIISNEGHIYDTFNQWLGEQLAQLVPASGVDVVELEDEGTCVRFSPLMTSAVLGTEIQDIDHLVDCLKMKIPVLTSTLQLRGEFEQEVRRTVSLLYIEDLGWPGLGVVRYNYHSDEKNDDKQEKELEKINTELLKKLNELESDLTFSLGPEFGGQKNCVYIGMVTEDLDVSELVETIAATGREIEENSRLLENMTEVVRKGIQEAQLQLQKANEERLLEEGLLRQIPVVGSVLNWFSPFQASPKGRTFNLTAGSLESTESTYVSKAQGTGSTPPPTPTSSLAKQRLPGQKAFKRSLRSSDGFSETSSISHCDDLDKLDQRPSNLSPGQEQGPLEVERAEEQKEAVQAKTDTEDIHSDQSPPDCTKAEDQASQR
- the PDXDC1 gene encoding pyridoxal-dependent decarboxylase domain-containing protein 1 isoform X2; this encodes MVDPTLAEMGKNLNEAMKMLEDNQRKVEEENEKKYTRKDIPGPLQGSGQDMVSILQLVQNLMHGEEEEETSQSYRLQNVGEQGHMALLGHSLAAYISVLDRERLRKLTTRILSDTTLWLCRLFRYENGSAYYHEDDREGLLRICRLVIHTRYEDYPLEGFNVLYTKQPVIYISSAARAGLGQALCNQLGLPLSCMCRVPCNTMFGSQHQMDVALLDRLIKDDVEFGKLPLLLVANAGTPGAGHTDKLGRLKELCEQYKMWLHVEGVNLATLALGYVSSSVLAATKCDSMTLTLGSWLGLPAVPAVTLYRHEDPSLSLAAGLTSSQPVEKLRALPLWLSLQYLGHDGIVERIKHASQLSQRLLENLKNLDFIKTSVEDELSSPVVVFKFFQEYSKRDQTSHAAQASTIQHPIISNEGHIYDTFNQWLGEQLAQLVPASGVDVVELEDEGTCVRFSPLMTSAVLGTEIQDIDHLVDCLKMKIPVLTSTLQLRGEFEQEVRRTVSLLYIEDLGWPGLGVVRYNYHSDEKNDDKQEKELEKINTELLKKLNELESDLTFSLGPEFGGQKNCVYIGMVTEDLDVSELVETIAATGREIEENSRLLENMTEVVRKGIQEAQLQLQKANEERLLEEGLLRQIPVVGSVLNWFSPFQASPKGRTFNLTAGSLESTESTYVSKAQGTGSTPPPTPTSSLAKQRLPGQKAFKRSLRSSDGFSETSSISHCDDLDKLDQRPSNLSPGQEQGPLEVERAEEQKEAVQAKTDTEDIHSDQSPPDCTKAEDQASQR